The following is a genomic window from Spiribacter sp. 1M189.
GGAGAGCCCGACCTGGTGGTGATGACCCTCGAGGCGGGCAGCCGCATGGCCGGGGTTTTTACCCGCAATCAGTTCCGGGCCGCACCGGTTCGCTCTGCCGAGGCCCATCTTCGCGATGATATTCCCCGCGCGCTGATCATCAATACCGGAAATGCCAATGCCGGCACCGGTCCGGCCGGCGAGCGAGCCGTTGATCAGAACTGTGCACGACTTGCCTCGATCCTCGGCTGCCGCCCCACCCAGGTCATTCCTTTTTCCACCGGTGTCATCGGTGAGCTGCTGCCCGCTGAGCGGATCGACGCGGCCCTGCCGGCGGCTGTCGATGCCTTGTCGGACAATGGCTGGGCGGCGGCGGCGGATGGTATACGCACCACCGATACGCGCCCCAAGGGCCGAAGTTGCCGAGTGGAGCTGGAGGCGGGGCCGGTGACGCTCACTGGCATCGCCAAGGGCTCGGGCATGATCCGGCCGGACATGGCCACCATGCTGGCCTATATCGCGACCGACGCCGACATCGATCAGCCCCTGCTGCGCAACCTGTTGCGGGATGCGGTGGCGGTGAGTTTCAACCGCATCAGCGTCGATGGCGACACCTCGACCAATGATGCCTGCGCGCTGATCGCCACCGGCGCGAGCGGCAGCAAGCTCTCGGCCGAGGCGGATATCCGGCGCTTCGCCGATGCCCTCGATGCACTCTGTATCGAGCTCGCCCGCGAGATCGTTGCCGACGGCGAGGGTGCAACCCGTGAACTCGCGGTTCGGGTGACGGGTGCCGGGAGCGTAGCCGAGGCCGAGCGGGTGGCGTTTACCGTGGCGGAGTCGCCGCTGGTCAAGACCGCTTTATTTGCCGGCGATCCCAACTGGGGTCGGATTCTGGCCGCCGTGGGCCGTGCCGGGATCGATGATCTGGAGGTCGACCGGGTGCGCATCCACATCGATGACTGTGCCATCGTCGAGGGCGGTGGTCTGAGCCCGGATTATCGGGAATCGCTCGCCGCCGAGCGCATGGCCGCGGATCGCGTGACTTTCCGTATCGATCTGGATCGCGGCGATGATGAAGTGACGGTCTGGACCTGCGACTTCTCCTACGACTACGTCCGCATCAATGCCGAGTACCGGAGCTGACCCGATACCACTGCGCGTCGCCGTCGGCGTTGTCCGTGATGAACGGGGCCGGGTGCTCGTGGCAAGGCGTGCGCTGGACCGCCACCAGGGCGGCCGGTGGGAATTCCCCGGTGGCAAGGTCGAGGTTGACGAGTCCGTGAGCACAGCTTTGCGGCGAGAGCTGACCGAAGAGCTGGGTATTACCGTGGATGAGTGTCGTCCGCTCATTCGCATTGCCCACGACTACGGAGATCGCCAGGTGGTTCTGGAGGTCCGGACGGTTGATCGCTGGTCAGGCGAGGCGGTGGGTCTTGAGGGGCAACCGCTCGACTGGCGCCTGCCCCATGAACTCGACCCGGCCGATTTCCCGGCCGCCAATCGCGGCATCATCACCGCGCTTCGGCTGCCTGGTCACTATGTCATCAGCGCCGACTGCCATGAGCCCGCCGCATGGCTGGCGATGCTCGATCGCGTGTTGGCGGGCGGCGAGCGACTCATCCAGTTCCGGGTGCGCCTGCAGGGCGAAGACCGGCGAGTCCTCGCCGATGAGGCGCTCGCCCGCTGTCGTGCGGTCGGTGCCCGGCTGCTTATCAACGGCGATGTGGCATTGGCTCGGGCGCTGGCGGCGGATGGCGTGCACCTGACCGGCCGTGAGCTCTCCCGGCTCCGGGAACGCCCGCTGCCGCCGGACCAGTGGGTCGCGGCTTCCTGTCATGATCCGCAGGCAATCCGGCAGGCTGCGTCACTGGGTGTGGACTTTGCTGTTCTGAGCCCGGTTGCCGCGACGGCAAGTCACCCCGGCGCGCAGCCCCTTGGGTGGGCTGCGTTCAACGGCTGGGCGGCGGAAGCGCCTTTCCCGGTCTATGCCCTTGGCGGGATGACGCCCGATGACCGGGCGATGGCATGCCGCCAAGGCGGTCAGGGGGTGGCCGGTATCTCGGGGTTCTGGGCTTAGAGACGTTCATCTCCGTTGGGATCCAGCCCCTCGGGCAGCCCTTCGATGTCCGGTTCCGCGGGTTCTCCGGGGATCTGGTGACGCTCGTCGAGCCAGTCGCCGAGGTCGATCATCCGGCAGCGCTTCGAGCAGAAGGGCCGATACGGTGAGCGTTCCGCGCTCCAGGGGACCTGTGCGCCGCATTGGGGGCAGGTGACCATCGGTGTGGTGTCAGATGACACAGCGCTCAAGGGTGAACGGGACATCATCGCTGACCTGTTGGGGTCGTTCGCCCTGCTCGGGCTGTTCCATGAAACGGATGTTGCAGAAATGCCGGCTACCGCTGATTTCGGGATAACACTGGCGGGCCTGCGGTAGCAGAACGCGCAGCATCTGGTAAGGGGTGGCCCGGTCGAGGGTCGCCTGGAAACTGCCGCCACCGGCTGTTTCGCTGACCGGGTCCGCGCTCTCGCGAAGGAGCCGCAGAACCAGTGCCGTGCCCTCGTCGATCAGCGTGAAACCCCCATGCCAGTCGGCCAGCAACGCCTGCCGCTCGGCCGCGGGCCCCTCAAGCCAGAGGTGGTAACCCGGCAGGTCGAACGCGCAGGTGCCACCCAGTACGCCGGCGCGCTGTTCAATACCGGTGAGGAATTCATTGTTGCGCACCACCGCCGGCATCCCGGTGGGTGCCTCGCGCAGTCGTCGTGCGATGTCACGGCACTCGGCGAGAACCGGCTCGAGTAGCCGGTCATCCACCTCCGGGCGGGCCTGAAGTTTCTCCAGGCTGTTCAGGATACGCTCCAGCTCTTTCTGAAGTTCGGAGCGGACGTCGCTGCGGTTGAGCAGACCGATGATATCGAGCAGGGCATCCACGGCAGACCGGGTATGCCAGGCGGACTCACCGGCAGCGCCGAACCGGAACCGATCGAAGAGGAATTCCAGACGCAGGAAGGTTCGCATCCGCTCGTTGAGCGGATACTCGTAGATAGTCAGATCTGCCTGAGTTCCGGTGTCTTCCACGCTCGCCCCTATCAGCGAATGTTGGCATTCTCTCCCAGACATCGGGCAATCACCAAATCAGTCAGTCATCGCGGCGAGATGGCGATATTTCTGATGCAGGGTCTCGACACGGGCGTCGAGCGCCTCGGGTGTGCCGTCGTTGACGATGACATCGTCCGCCAGCGCCAGTCGGCGCTCGCGCTGTGTCTGGCTGGCGAGCGCCTGATCAGCCTGTGCCCGGTCGACATCGTCGCGCGCCATCAGGCGTTGGCGCTGCCGTGATGGCTCGGCATCCACCACCAGAATGCGATCATATGAGTCTGCCCAGCCGGCCTCGACCAGCAGCGGAACCACGACAATGGCGTACGGGGCATCCACCTCGCCCAGGCGCAGCGCGACACGGGCACGGATGCGTGGATGGGTGATCGCCTCCAGATCCCGGCGGGCCGTCTCATCCTTGAATATCCGCTCGCGCAGGGCGCGCCGATCCAGCTCACCCCGGGCGTCGATCACCTGCGCCCCGAAGCGTTCACGAACCGCGGCGAGGCCGTCGCTGCCCGGCGCCACGACCTCCCGGGCCAGTTCATCGGTGTCGATAACGGGCACGCCCAGGGCGGCAAAGCGGTTGCTGACGGCGGTCTTGCCACTGGCAATGCCACCGGTCAGACCCACTACCAGGGCCGGCCGACTGCCCGATTCAGATTGCACCCCACTCATGGGGCCAGACTAGCGTGATCCAGCCGGCCATGGCGAGCCAGGGTCCGAAGGCGATGTGCGCCGGGAGGGGACGCCTGCGGGCCGGCCCTGTCAGGAGCGACCATAGCGCACCGCCGCCGGCGGCCAACAGCATGACCAGGGGCAGCGTCCCCGGTCCTAGCCAGGCACCGAGCATGGCCATCAGCTTGAAATCGCCTCCACCCATGCCATCGCAGCCCCGAAGCAGACGGAAGCCGGCGTTGAGGCTGCTGAGGGCGGCGTAGCCGATCGCGGCGCCGAGCACCGCCTGGCTGGCGTCGCCATGAATGCCCCAGGTTGCAAGCAGCAGGCCGAGCCAGAGACCGCTCAGGGTAAGCGTGTCCGGCAGCAGGCGAGTGGCATGATCGATGCCTGCCAGTGCGAGCAGCCAGGCCGTGAGCAGAAACGCCGAAAAGCCCGCCGGCGTGATGCCGAACCGTGCGGTGACCAGCAGTCCGCCGATGGCCATCAATGCCTCGATGAGCGGGTATCGGAGGCTGATGGGCGAACGGCAATGCCGGCATCGGCCGAGGCGTCGGATCCAGCCAAAAAGAGGGATGTTGTCGCGCCACCAGATGACCTGCCGGCAGTGGGGGCATCGCGAACGGCCCGTCAGGATCCCCGCCATGCCAGGGGTCGGATCCGCCTCGGTCATGGTGCGCGGCAGGCGGTGGATGACGACATTGATGAAGCTGCCGATACAAAGACCGATGATGCCGGTCAGGCTCATTAGCAAGGCGGATTCGCTGACTGCCGGTAGCGGATTCAAACCACCGCCCCCAGTTGAAAGACGGGCAGGTACATGGCCAGGACCAGGCCGCCCACCAGCAGCCCGAGAAGGCTCATGATGATGGGCTCCAGCGCGGTGCCGAGCCCGTCAACGCCCTGTATGACCCGTGTTTCATGGCGCTCGGCGATTCGCTGCAGCATCGTCTCGAGTCGCCCGGAGGCCTCGCCGGTGGCGATCATCTGACCGGTGCTCGCCGGGAAATGTCCGGCGCTGCCCACCGCGAACGCCAGCGATCTTCCGTCGCGCAGATGATCGCCCATCTGGCTCACGGCATCGCGGTAGACCGTATTGCCCAGCGTGCGCGCGATGGTGGGCAGGGCCTCGGCCAGCGGAATCCCGGCACGCAGCATCACGGCCAGAGTCCGGGTGAAACGCGCGATCATCGCGCCCTCGATAAGCGCCCCGATGAGCGGTAGGCGGAGGAGCAGCCGGTCGCGGTAGCGAAGTAGTCCCGGGAATTGCGACGTCGCGACGCCGATCAGGCCGAGGCAGACGATGACGGCGACCATGACGAGCCAGCCCCCGTGGCGGAGCCACTCCGAGGCGGCGATCACCTGTCGGGTGAACAGCGGCAGCTGGGCGCCAAAACCCTGGAACAGGCTCTCGAAACGGGGCACCACGAACATCAGCAGTGCCAGGGTGACGATGAGCGCGATGCACAGCACCAGGCCCGGGTAGAGCATTGCCCGGCGTAGACGACGCCGGATGGTCTCGCTGCGCTCGGCGTCACTGGCGATGCGCTCGAGCAGGGTCTCCAGCTCGCCGGATTGCTCGCCGGCCTGCACCAGTCCGCATATCAACGGGCTGAAGTGCCGGGGTTGCTCGGCCAGCGCCGCGGAGAGTGGCATCCCCGCTACGACATGATGCCGAATGGTGCCGATCACCCGGCGCAGGCCGGCATGTTTCTCCTCGCGGGCGATCATCTCCAGTGCTTCCACTAATGGAATGCCCGCGGTGGCCATCGTCGAGAGCTGGCGCAGCAGAGGCGTTGTCTGACGGGGGCGGAGCGCCGGTGTGGTGGGGGTGACGATTGCCTCGAGCCAGGCCGGGACGGCAACGGCATGCTCGACAAAAATACCGTGACTCCGCAGGTCACGACGCAGTTGTACGGCGTCGCCGGCAGGCATCAGACCGCGCCGTCTTGTCCCGTTCAGATCCCGGCCCTGCCAGCCATAGGTCGGCATCCGGCTCATCCCCGGGTAACCCGGTCGATCTCGCCGAGGCTGGTCAGGCCCTGCGCGGCCTTGGCCAGCCCGGCATCGCGCAGGCCATGCAGTCCGGTGGCGCGCAGGTCCGCGGCGAGGGTCGTATCCCGGTCGTTCTGCAGGATTCGGGTGATGATGGCATCGGTCATGGGCATGACCTCGTGAATACCCAGCCGACCCCGGTAGCCGTTCAGGCATCGGGAGCATCCGGCTGCTTCGAAAAACTGGCCGTCTGGCGGTATGCGAGCCGGCTTGCGGCAGTGCGGGCAGAGTCGGCGAACCAGCCGTTGGGCGCTCACCAGGATGACCGATGCGGCGATGTTCCAGCGCGGAATGCCCATGTTCACGAGGCGCGTGATCGCGCCTGGCGCATCGTTGGTATGCAGGGTGGAGAGGACCAGGTGTCCGGTCTGGGCCGCCTTGATGGCGATTTCCGCGGTTTCGCGATCGCGGATCTCGCCAACCATCATGATGTCCGGATCCTGGCGCAGAAAGGCCCGGAGGGTCTCGGGAAAATCGAGGCCGATGCGGCTGTTCACCGAGATCTGGTTGATGCCGGGGAGCTTGATTTCCACCGGATCCTCGACCGTGAGGATGTTCCGGCTGCTGCGATTGAGTTGTTGCAGCGCGCTGTAGAGCGTCACGGTCTTGCCCGAGCCCGTCGGCCCGGTCACCAGAATCATGCCGTGGGGTCGGTCGATGGCGGCACGAAAGGCGGCCAGCTGATCGGCCTCGAGGCCCAGCGCCTCAAGGCCCAGGGCGGCGGTCGCGGAGTCGAGCAGGCGCAGGACGAGCTTTTCTCCGAACAGTGTCGGCACTGTGCTGACACGGAAATCCACGGCCTCGCCCTCGTCGGTTTCCATGCGCAGGCGTCCGTCCTGTGGCAGGCGGCGCTCGGCAATGTCCATGCGGGCCATGACCTTGAGGCGCGCCACCAGCCGATCGGCCATATCCACCGGCGGGTGAGCCACCTCCTGGAGCAGGCCGTCCCGGCGAAAGCGCACCCGACAGTGCGCCTCGAAGGGCTCCAGGTGGATGTCCGAAGCCTGCTCACGAATCGCCCGGCGCAGCAGTTCGTTGATATAGCGGATGACCGGCGTGTCATCCTCGGGCGGATTACCGGAGCCGTCCCGCACCTCGGTCTCCGACCGGGGTGTCGAGGCCAGCTCCTCGCCCAGTGCATCAACGCTCCCGCTGAGCATGGCGATCCGGGCCGAGAGCGTATCGTCCTCCGCGAGGACCGGCTCGACGGGCAGATCGGTATGAAAGCGCAGTTCATTCAGGGCGGCGACATTGGCGGGATCGGATACGGCCACCCGCAGCATGCCGCCCTGTCTCTCGAGAGGAAGTGCCTGATGCCGGCGGATGATCTCGGGGTCGATACGCTCGAGCAGCGCCGGATCCGGCTCCAGTTGCGCGCCACTGACCCGCTCGATGCCGAACTCTTCGGCCGCGGCGTCAGCGATCGTGGCGGGGCTGAGCGCGCCGCTGTCGAGGAGTTGACGGACCAGGGGACGGCGGGTACGCCGCGCCTCGCTGACAATGCGATCCGCCTGTGCGGCGCCCAGCACACCCTGCTTGACGAGGCGCCGCGCCAGGGCGGGCCGACGCGCGGTTGTATCCATTCTGCGCTCCGTTTCCGCTTGGCGGAGGCGCAGTATGCGATTCGACGGGCCGGGCCGACCGTGACCGGGGTCGCAGAATGCTCAGTGAGTTACAGCGGCTTGGCGGGGGAGAGAAATGGTCGGGGTGGCGAGATTTGAACTCACGACTCCTGCCTCCCGAAGACAGTGCTCTACCAAGCTGAGCTACACCCCGAATGCCTGTTCAGTGATTGCGACCCACCGCGAATCGGGCCAGCGATCCCAGTGCCGCGCGGAAGTCGCTGTCGGGAAATGCCTCGAGCGCACGCTCGGCATACTCGGCTTCCTGCTCGGCAAGGCCGCGAGTATAGGCAATCGACCCGGTGTGCGCAATCGCCTCAGCGACGGCGTCGATCTGCTCGCGACCCCCGTTTTCAATGGCCGAGCGCAGCATGTCGCGCTCGGCCGTATCGGCGTTGGCCATGCAGTGGATCAGAGGCAGAGTGGGTTTGCCCTCGGCCAGGTCATCGCCGATGTTCTTGCCGATGGCCTCGGCGCTGCCGTCGTAGTCAAGGGCGTCATCCGCCAGCTGGAAGGCGATGCCGAGATGCCGGCCGTAGTCTGCCGCGGCGCGGATCGCTGTCTCGTCGCCCGGCCGCGCCAGGCCGGCCGCCAGTCGGCAACCCGCCTCGAACAGAACCGCCGTCTTGCGGTAGATCACCTCGTGGTAGCGGGGCTCGGACACATCCGGGTCGTGCACATGCATGAGCTGCATGACTTCGCCTTCCGCGATGCGATTGGTCGTGCGCGAGAAGACCGCCATCACCGTCTTGTCGTCGAGTTCCACCATCATCTCGAAGGCACGGGTGTAGAGGAAGTCGCCGACCAGCACGCTGGCCTCGTTACCCCAGATCTGGTTGGCGGTATCCCGGCCCCGGCGTACGGCGGACTCGTCCACCACATCGTCGTGAAGCAGTGTGGCGGTGTGGATGAGCTCCACGGTGGCACCCAGCAGCGCATGCCGTTCGTCATCCGGCGGATGGCCGGCAGCGCGGGCCATGAGCAGGGTCACCATGGGGCGCAGTCGTTTGCCACCACCGCCGATGATGTAGTGACCCAGCTGATTGATCAGGGCAACGTCGGACTGCAGCCGCGCCTTGATGATGCGGTCGACGGCAGTCATGTCGCCCGCAATGCGCTCGCGTATGGCGGCGATCTCCATCCGAATGGGTCCCGGTATGAAAGGAGTAGCCCGCGATGCTAGGAACGGGCGCGGGGGGTGTCAAGCACCGCGGTGCCTGCGCATTGACCGGAAATGGGAATGCGGCTATCATCTCGCGGCTTTGGATCAACTCCCTGGAGTCTTTCAGATGTACGCGGTTATCAAGTCGGGTGGCAAACAGTACCGGGTCGCCGAGGGCGACGTGCTGAAGGTCGAGAAGCTGAACGCCGAGGCCGGCGATACCGTGGACTTCGACGAGGTTCTGCTCGTTGCCGACGGCGACGACGTCAAGGTCGGAACGCCGCGCCTCGACGGTGGACGGGTCTCCGCCGAGGTCGTCTCGCAGGGCCGTGGGCGCAAGATCGAGGTGGTCAAGTTCAAGCGCCGCCAGGATTATCAGCGCCACTACGGTCACCGTCAGCCCTACACCGAGGTCCGCATCACCGGCATTCAGGCCGGCTGATCGCAGCAGCCCGACAACGGAGACAGTACTCATGGCACATAAGAAGGCAGGCGGCAGCACACGGAACGGTCGCGATTCGCAATCGAAGCGGCTTGGTGTCAAGCGCTTCGGCGGTCAGGCGGTGATTGCCGGTAACATCCTGGTCCGGCAGCGTGGCACGCACTTTCACGCTGGCGAAAACGTCGGCATCGGCAACGACCACACGCTCTTCGCCAAGGTCGATGGCCAGGTCGTGTTTGCCCGCAAGGGGCCGCACAAGCGACGTGTGGTCAGCATTCAGCCGGCGGGCTGAACGCCAGCGCCCCAGCGCCCCGAACCAGCCCCGCCGCGAGCGGGGCTTTTTGATTGCGGCGGATGGATAACCAATGAAATTCGTGGATGAGGCGAGTATTCGGGTCACCGCCGGTGACGGCGGTAACGGCTGCGTGAGTTTCCGCCGCGAGAAGTACATCCCCCGCGGAGGCCCTGACGGCGGGGATGGTGGGCATGGTGGCAGTGTCTGGCTGCAGGCGGATGATGGCCTGAATACCCTTGCTGATTTCAGGCATAGCCGGCGTTTTGCCGCCGAACGGGGGCAGGGTGGCCAGGGCCGGCAGATGGCCGGGCGCTCCGGCGAGGATGTCACGATACCGGTTCCCATCGGTACGCTGGTGCGTGACCGGGATACCGGCGAGGTCATCGGTGATCTGACCCGCGACGGCGAGCGGCTCTGCGTGGCTCGTGGCGGCCGCGGCGGACTCGGCAACGTCCACTTCAAGAGCTCCACCAACCGTGCGCCGCGCCAGTCGACCCCCGGCAGCCCCGGCGAGCGGCGGGAAATCGCACTGGAGCTCCAGCTGCTCGCCGACGTCGGTCTGCTGGGTCTGCCCAATGCCGGCAAATCGACGTTCCTCCGCGCTGTTTCGGCGGCGCGCCCGCGGGTAGCCGATTACCCCTTCACCACACTTCATCCGGGCCTGGGAGTGGTGCGCATCGGCCCGGGCAGCAGCTTTACCGTGGCGGATATCCCCGGGCTGATCGAAGGCGCCGCCGAGGGCGCAGGACTGGGAACGCGTTTCCTTCGCCATCTGGCCCGCACGCGGCTGCTGCTGCACCTGGTGGATGCGGCCGGTCTCTACGAGGATCGTGATCTGGCCGCGGAGGTCCGCACCGTGGTGGCCGAGCTGGCAGCCCACAGTGAGGACCTCGCCGGGCGTGAGCGCTGGCTGGTGCTGAATAAGGCCGATCTGTTTCCCGAGGATGAACGTGACGCCGTCGCCGAGTCACTCCGCCATTCGCTGCAGTGGACCGGCCCGCTGCATGTCATCTCGGCAGAGACCGGCTGGGGGACGGAGGCGCTCTGTCAGGCGGTCATGGCCCACCTCGAGGCACAAGACGATGCCGGTTAGTCGCATGCCCGGCAGGCGTCGCTGGGTGGTCAAGGTGGGTAGCGCCCTGGTGACGGATAATGGTCGTGGGCTCGATCATGCGCGGATCGCCGACTGGGTCCGCCAGATCGTCCGGGCGCGTGAGCAGGGCATCGAGATTGTGATGGTGTCCTCCGGCTCGGTCGCCGAGGGCGTCCAGCGGCTGGGTTGGCCGGAGCGGCCCAAGGCCCTGCATCAGTTGCAGGCGGCGGCAGCGGTGGGGCAGATGGGCGTCGTGGAGGCCTACGAGTCGCAGTTCCAGCGCTTCGGGCTGAAGACCGCGCAGATCCTGCTCACCCATGATGACCTGGCCGACCGTCAGCGCTACCTGAATGCCCGCGTGACGCTGCGCGCCCTGCTCGCACTCGGCGTGGTGCCAGTGGTGAATGAAAACGACACCATTGCCACCGAGGAGATCCGCTTTGGTGACAACGATACACTGGCCGCGCTGGTCAGCAATCTCATCGAGGCGGATCAGCTGATCATTCTCACTGACCAGCAGGGA
Proteins encoded in this region:
- the argJ gene encoding bifunctional glutamate N-acetyltransferase/amino-acid acetyltransferase ArgJ is translated as MAVGESPLPTLHAVPGLRLGTVAAGVRKVGEPDLVVMTLEAGSRMAGVFTRNQFRAAPVRSAEAHLRDDIPRALIINTGNANAGTGPAGERAVDQNCARLASILGCRPTQVIPFSTGVIGELLPAERIDAALPAAVDALSDNGWAAAADGIRTTDTRPKGRSCRVELEAGPVTLTGIAKGSGMIRPDMATMLAYIATDADIDQPLLRNLLRDAVAVSFNRISVDGDTSTNDACALIATGASGSKLSAEADIRRFADALDALCIELAREIVADGEGATRELAVRVTGAGSVAEAERVAFTVAESPLVKTALFAGDPNWGRILAAVGRAGIDDLEVDRVRIHIDDCAIVEGGGLSPDYRESLAAERMAADRVTFRIDLDRGDDEVTVWTCDFSYDYVRINAEYRS
- a CDS encoding Nudix family hydrolase, whose product is MPSTGADPIPLRVAVGVVRDERGRVLVARRALDRHQGGRWEFPGGKVEVDESVSTALRRELTEELGITVDECRPLIRIAHDYGDRQVVLEVRTVDRWSGEAVGLEGQPLDWRLPHELDPADFPAANRGIITALRLPGHYVISADCHEPAAWLAMLDRVLAGGERLIQFRVRLQGEDRRVLADEALARCRAVGARLLINGDVALARALAADGVHLTGRELSRLRERPLPPDQWVAASCHDPQAIRQAASLGVDFAVLSPVAATASHPGAQPLGWAAFNGWAAEAPFPVYALGGMTPDDRAMACRQGGQGVAGISGFWA
- the yacG gene encoding DNA gyrase inhibitor YacG, with protein sequence MMSRSPLSAVSSDTTPMVTCPQCGAQVPWSAERSPYRPFCSKRCRMIDLGDWLDERHQIPGEPAEPDIEGLPEGLDPNGDERL
- the zapD gene encoding cell division protein ZapD; the encoded protein is MEDTGTQADLTIYEYPLNERMRTFLRLEFLFDRFRFGAAGESAWHTRSAVDALLDIIGLLNRSDVRSELQKELERILNSLEKLQARPEVDDRLLEPVLAECRDIARRLREAPTGMPAVVRNNEFLTGIEQRAGVLGGTCAFDLPGYHLWLEGPAAERQALLADWHGGFTLIDEGTALVLRLLRESADPVSETAGGGSFQATLDRATPYQMLRVLLPQARQCYPEISGSRHFCNIRFMEQPEQGERPQQVSDDVPFTLERCVI
- the coaE gene encoding dephospho-CoA kinase (Dephospho-CoA kinase (CoaE) performs the final step in coenzyme A biosynthesis.), whose protein sequence is MQSESGSRPALVVGLTGGIASGKTAVSNRFAALGVPVIDTDELAREVVAPGSDGLAAVRERFGAQVIDARGELDRRALRERIFKDETARRDLEAITHPRIRARVALRLGEVDAPYAIVVVPLLVEAGWADSYDRILVVDAEPSRQRQRLMARDDVDRAQADQALASQTQRERRLALADDVIVNDGTPEALDARVETLHQKYRHLAAMTD
- a CDS encoding prepilin peptidase — translated: MSLTGIIGLCIGSFINVVIHRLPRTMTEADPTPGMAGILTGRSRCPHCRQVIWWRDNIPLFGWIRRLGRCRHCRSPISLRYPLIEALMAIGGLLVTARFGITPAGFSAFLLTAWLLALAGIDHATRLLPDTLTLSGLWLGLLLATWGIHGDASQAVLGAAIGYAALSSLNAGFRLLRGCDGMGGGDFKLMAMLGAWLGPGTLPLVMLLAAGGGALWSLLTGPARRRPLPAHIAFGPWLAMAGWITLVWPHEWGAI
- a CDS encoding type II secretion system F family protein, with translation MSRMPTYGWQGRDLNGTRRRGLMPAGDAVQLRRDLRSHGIFVEHAVAVPAWLEAIVTPTTPALRPRQTTPLLRQLSTMATAGIPLVEALEMIAREEKHAGLRRVIGTIRHHVVAGMPLSAALAEQPRHFSPLICGLVQAGEQSGELETLLERIASDAERSETIRRRLRRAMLYPGLVLCIALIVTLALLMFVVPRFESLFQGFGAQLPLFTRQVIAASEWLRHGGWLVMVAVIVCLGLIGVATSQFPGLLRYRDRLLLRLPLIGALIEGAMIARFTRTLAVMLRAGIPLAEALPTIARTLGNTVYRDAVSQMGDHLRDGRSLAFAVGSAGHFPASTGQMIATGEASGRLETMLQRIAERHETRVIQGVDGLGTALEPIIMSLLGLLVGGLVLAMYLPVFQLGAVV
- a CDS encoding GspE/PulE family protein, which produces MDTTARRPALARRLVKQGVLGAAQADRIVSEARRTRRPLVRQLLDSGALSPATIADAAAEEFGIERVSGAQLEPDPALLERIDPEIIRRHQALPLERQGGMLRVAVSDPANVAALNELRFHTDLPVEPVLAEDDTLSARIAMLSGSVDALGEELASTPRSETEVRDGSGNPPEDDTPVIRYINELLRRAIREQASDIHLEPFEAHCRVRFRRDGLLQEVAHPPVDMADRLVARLKVMARMDIAERRLPQDGRLRMETDEGEAVDFRVSTVPTLFGEKLVLRLLDSATAALGLEALGLEADQLAAFRAAIDRPHGMILVTGPTGSGKTVTLYSALQQLNRSSRNILTVEDPVEIKLPGINQISVNSRIGLDFPETLRAFLRQDPDIMMVGEIRDRETAEIAIKAAQTGHLVLSTLHTNDAPGAITRLVNMGIPRWNIAASVILVSAQRLVRRLCPHCRKPARIPPDGQFFEAAGCSRCLNGYRGRLGIHEVMPMTDAIITRILQNDRDTTLAADLRATGLHGLRDAGLAKAAQGLTSLGEIDRVTRG
- a CDS encoding polyprenyl synthetase family protein, producing MEIAAIRERIAGDMTAVDRIIKARLQSDVALINQLGHYIIGGGGKRLRPMVTLLMARAAGHPPDDERHALLGATVELIHTATLLHDDVVDESAVRRGRDTANQIWGNEASVLVGDFLYTRAFEMMVELDDKTVMAVFSRTTNRIAEGEVMQLMHVHDPDVSEPRYHEVIYRKTAVLFEAGCRLAAGLARPGDETAIRAAADYGRHLGIAFQLADDALDYDGSAEAIGKNIGDDLAEGKPTLPLIHCMANADTAERDMLRSAIENGGREQIDAVAEAIAHTGSIAYTRGLAEQEAEYAERALEAFPDSDFRAALGSLARFAVGRNH
- the rplU gene encoding 50S ribosomal protein L21; the protein is MYAVIKSGGKQYRVAEGDVLKVEKLNAEAGDTVDFDEVLLVADGDDVKVGTPRLDGGRVSAEVVSQGRGRKIEVVKFKRRQDYQRHYGHRQPYTEVRITGIQAG
- the rpmA gene encoding 50S ribosomal protein L27, translating into MAHKKAGGSTRNGRDSQSKRLGVKRFGGQAVIAGNILVRQRGTHFHAGENVGIGNDHTLFAKVDGQVVFARKGPHKRRVVSIQPAG
- the cgtA gene encoding Obg family GTPase CgtA, whose amino-acid sequence is MKFVDEASIRVTAGDGGNGCVSFRREKYIPRGGPDGGDGGHGGSVWLQADDGLNTLADFRHSRRFAAERGQGGQGRQMAGRSGEDVTIPVPIGTLVRDRDTGEVIGDLTRDGERLCVARGGRGGLGNVHFKSSTNRAPRQSTPGSPGERREIALELQLLADVGLLGLPNAGKSTFLRAVSAARPRVADYPFTTLHPGLGVVRIGPGSSFTVADIPGLIEGAAEGAGLGTRFLRHLARTRLLLHLVDAAGLYEDRDLAAEVRTVVAELAAHSEDLAGRERWLVLNKADLFPEDERDAVAESLRHSLQWTGPLHVISAETGWGTEALCQAVMAHLEAQDDAG